DNA sequence from the Parasphaerochaeta coccoides DSM 17374 genome:
GTATCTCATATCCCCTTGAGAACAATAGCCTTGAAGTGGTTTGGTGATTTGGTTTATATCGTCCATGTACGGAATACCGTCGTTGCATTCAGCATGGGAGAGAATCTGCCTGATGCAGTGAAGCCCCTCTTGTTCATCATCCTCCCACTGGGAGTACTGGCTTTCCTTGCCGTATGGATTGTGCGGGGTGGAGGTCAATTCTCCACTTTCCAGAAATGGGTGATAGCCGGTATCATAGGTGGAGGCTTGGGGAATCTGATCGACCGGATTTTCCGTCCTGAGGGAGTGGTGGATTTCATCAGCGTTTATTTTCCGTTCTTTGGATTCGAGCGATGGCCTACTTTCAACATGGCTGACAGTTCCGTCGTAGTGTGTGGGATTCTGTTGTTCATTTCACTGCTTGGAAGCAAAGTAGAGCATACGGGCACGGAAAAGCGCGGAGATGACATGGAGCCGCAAGAACAATGTCCGGAAATTTTCTCTAAAGGCTCTGAAAGCCAGGAGCCTGTGATCCAAGACAAGAAAGGAGACAAGGACTCATGAGTAAGAAAACCAATACAGTGCTGTTCATGCTGGTGGCTACGCTGGTCAACATCGTTATCATGATCATCCTGTTCATCGCAGGAGCCCTCTTGATAGGTCGGTTCGTCAATGATGCGAATGCGGCCTCCATCTGGACTATGGTCGTGTTCGTCGTGGCCATAGGCGGGAGCTTCTTCATTTACAACCTGCTGGTGAAGGCGATTAACAAGAAGTTCAATCTGGACGACAAACTTGCTCCTTTGTGGAAGTCCCGTCGGGACGGCAAGAGAAATCTTACAGATTGATAGGTTCTTCCATGTCCCGTAACCTGCCGTCCATCGCACAGATGTCGGAGATTTCCTGGTTCCCATTCTCGGATGAACCAGTCGTTTCCGGTTCATGGTGCCAGCCACAGATATGTGATCCCGTTTTTTTGTTTCCTTCAGAATCTCCGGACGGGAAATGGCATATGTTCGCCCATTCGTGGATAGGCATTCACCATTATGTCAGCGACAGCGGCATTGCGTGGGAGCCGTTGAAGATGATAGAGTTCCGCGGGCATTCGCCATCCATTTACCGGGAGGCGGGTGTCTGGTATTTGCTCTATGAGAAGCATGAAGGTTTCTGGCCGTTGTCACGGCGCAAACGGTTCAGGCGTGATGAGAGGATAGCCGCCAGCCGCATTGAAATCCGTTCCTCCACCGACTTGCTCACCTGGGGAGATCCGCGTCTGCTCCTGGATTCCCGTTCCATTCTTTTTGCCGGAGATTATATTCCTAAGCCGCGTATTTCCCGTCCTCAGCTTTTTCATGTGGATGGAACGTACCGTCTCTATTTCGGGGCTTCGCACCTGGATCTTGATGATACCATGCAGAGGGTCAGCCGCTATTTTTCCTATGCGGAGGCTGATGAGATAGGTGGTCCTTATACGCTTGGTAATGGGGGTAGTCCCCTGATGGTTCCGCAGCCTGACAATCCTGCGTGCAATCTTGCCACGGGAGGCGTCAGGATCATCCCTTTGTCTGATGGGTTCGCCGCGTTCCAGTGCGGAGTCTGGTGGAATCCTGTCGAGGGACGTTCAGGAGCAACCCTGACGGTGATGTCTTCCGTGGACGGCATTGTCTGGAATCCCTGTTCCCAAAAACCCATCCTTCCTCCTGCCGACACAGGCTGGGCGTCCCGCTACATCATGAGTTGTGATGTACATTATAAGAATGACGAGAAATGCTGGTACTGTTATTTCAGTGCCAATGGACGGAAGCCAAACCGACGGTTCGCTTATTATGAGTCATTGGGACTTCTGCTGGGTCATACGGCGGCCTCTCGCAGGAGAGAATCCCCCGGTGAGTGGTAGTGCAGCGGGCAATGCGGGCAGGGGTGACTGCAAGCCCCCAGACGTGGGGCAGTGATAGGGCTGCTGCAAAAGCGTTAAAAGTTTGGGCAATGACTCCAAAAAAATAATATTTTCTTGTTCATTTATTGATCCATTCCAGTTCCTTGCCTGTTATTTGTTGCACTCTTAATCCTAATTGAGCGGCATGATGCTGTATATGCCTTGTAATTTCTATTAGTGCTTCTATCATCGTCATATTTTTGTGATTGCTTTTTTTATACAAATCATTTTCATGTATACGTGTGAAGTATTC
Encoded proteins:
- the lspA gene encoding signal peptidase II; amino-acid sequence: MNKTYHGENPFHVARYFILSVLIICVDQLTKWFVVSHIPLRTIALKWFGDLVYIVHVRNTVVAFSMGENLPDAVKPLLFIILPLGVLAFLAVWIVRGGGQFSTFQKWVIAGIIGGGLGNLIDRIFRPEGVVDFISVYFPFFGFERWPTFNMADSSVVVCGILLFISLLGSKVEHTGTEKRGDDMEPQEQCPEIFSKGSESQEPVIQDKKGDKDS